A genomic window from Silene latifolia isolate original U9 population chromosome Y, ASM4854445v1, whole genome shotgun sequence includes:
- the LOC141630969 gene encoding uncharacterized protein LOC141630969, producing the protein MAGSSNEVKLSLKLIVDKKAKKVVFAEAEKEFVDFIFSLMSLPLSCVSKVLLLNEKGMVGSLGALYKSIESLDTQCFESEKYKVNALRGLTDSAIVCVPLLSIYEPPSICLRSTYKPKYVRGGSVYMVTDNLEVSPFSMALIKSHVRDFSELEDKHVEIGLQEGLAILKASLQTNTVLTIQ; encoded by the exons ATGGCAGGAAGTAGTAACGAAGTGAAACTAAGTTTGAAGCTTATAGTAGATAAAAAGGCAAAGAAAGTAGTGTTTGCAGAAGCAGAAAAGGAGTTTGTGGATTTTATATTCAGTTTAATGTCATTGCCCCTTTCATGTGTCTCAAAAGTTCTACTTCTAAATGAAAAGGGCATGGTGGGTAGCTTAGGTGCCCTTTACAAAAGTATTGAGTCTCTGGATACTCAATGCTTTGAGTCAGAGAAGTACAAAGTCAATGCTCTTAGAGGACTAACTGACTCAGCAATTGTTTGTGTCCCTTTGTTATCGATTTATGAGCCCCCCTCCATATGTCTCCGTTCAACTTACAAACCTAAATATGTGAGGGGAGGTTCAGTTTATATGGTGACCGATAATTTGGAGGTCAGCCCATTCTCAATGGCTCTTATCAAGTCCCATGTTAGAGATTTTTCTGAGTTGGAGGACAAACATGTTGAAATTGGTCTCCAGGAG GGATTAGCCATATTGAAAGCATCTCTACAAACCAACACTGTTCTCACAATTCAATGA